Proteins co-encoded in one Pocillopora verrucosa isolate sample1 chromosome 1, ASM3666991v2, whole genome shotgun sequence genomic window:
- the LOC131786071 gene encoding uncharacterized protein: MKSLQYLLEFLLPVAVAVLFLKGRCALGAVCRRPVDIAFAIDASGSVGSWGYDQEKKFVQNTVGIFGISRSGTHAAVIVYSTRAEVTISFPQHNHFWSFSRAVSKLPYPGGYTRIDLALKKAAEEVFSIDGGTRSSVPKILIVMTDGYQTRTSDSIPLDKAVLPLRAKGVQVYALAIGQYVRDYELRLLVEKPAHIFRSSRFSSLSSVISKLATTTCTNALPTAFGIYPLNQQTRGKDISARKAPKGYLSSVNIVSGPYGRAGGAFYLKGTSDSYIDFPNSARGKLDAYSSISIFLWVFPEGTSGPIINYRRGGYGVGLWMTRSKLLVGLIYSRRNFYRRKIYFYNFYPKRWYYVGLTYDYNHGIASLWVNGKMASHLRIGRIHLATQYPIRMGAMSDPKQYFRGRVTCLQIYGIALTANQIQSVKTKCAAGDKKDPCLASPCKNGGSCIVDTKDKTGYRCRCKPGYRGHRCDEKPTQSTGKPTARPTGKRTTAAKGSPGRKIPITPGQTTKPASTGGVTTPGAITNINGFRIEVVEFINRLRRLHGAGPLIISTRISTAAQNWAQVLVSKGTASIDPNTNYGTNVFTKVGSQTGLAQLAVVTWYTSVKYYDWARRQPKILALPFIHLVWLSSNFVGVGLARSPSAKFYIVVYFDPMPGNKQPLLKENVLPYTDVYILLQSALCTKGYTLHKGTCYRYHTDKQTWEGALFQSAKDNATLVSFHQTYEVGFVQRLITPGITGLVWTGLNDRITEGTYTWSDGTSVDHTSWKANEPTGLKEDCVGIEGTSYGTLMSDAPCTEPHSYVSRKPLEGLITYRMKIQLTSLLWTDDYGQATSFPYLDLKQKIETMLLEIFKIDPTFVSGYVEDFSKTPKQISQPTAKPTKPGIATPAKSSGTPPVSGATRPTLVSTGTTQATPASKPTSGGAISNEKSSVTSSIILKFGPGVKPDPTKPFQNNLRRNLGRLPGPVNLKTLIQSVRIVHPGVPPAVLGTCTPACYTTCLVSCNPFCCNSKMAAGSNIQYSAMRHAVITQANRRRFIMPGFSRYPMAPLQTMVPQARVMTVPVTLAIRCVPTVQAPCPPGTQVSQTVQGSYKMPQPRTIQGILSPKQRPIMSIPRLTLPRLPYSTNQQAFLPRAANPVQIPCIPSLYNLCPPLIRPPTKPLKVTDPPQHIIHLPPPQMQPPCTPGAFNPCPPQTGLPSSPLKVTDPPQHIIHLPPPQLQPPCIPSAFNPCPPQISPPLRPMKVTDPPQHVIHLPPPQIQPPCIPSAYNPCPQPIIPPVNPALAQSPPQQMNRLLPPQMQPPCIPSLYNRCPPQTNIPPSKLKVIDPPQHVIHLPPPQMQPPCIPSAYNPCPQPIRPPIKPALATYPPQQFMRLVRPQAQTPCIPSAYNPCPQPIMPPIMPAQAKYPSPLLWPVLCIPLPNRPCPPRKLSKPSHKKGKSRAFMPKPVVSSYVVPYSNLPYWQSRVASYTPFVAPPLPVYPIRRFPTYATQNYGQQPPFQRYRSPALSQMSPIQPFGLPPWSPMPFPYFSRVPKPSLGDKPKKILPEPPKPSQAPQPPKPIPVKGPISLQGSLTLYPKPAPIAPPFPFPPYPQGKNPFSMINPCIPSLANPCNQNTGNVPSMPPTNSYDRKSRPILLTRPLQVQGSIYLKPPPPRPFPIPPSYTSSVMNPFSRLVSPKPPNAPQIAASPHSIIVQLPEISLQTAPASLLPKPIVPPPPPSPVFPSSCPISCTHYPGVFCPTYCAKYCCKKRGRKQKSPSKTKSKKPDKNKMQKEAKAKSKEKKILKVKKAKKG; the protein is encoded by the exons ATGAAGTCACTTCAATATTTATTGGAATTTCTTTTGCCGGTAGCTGTTGCTGTGCTGTTTCTTAAAGGGCGATGTGCACTTG GTGCAGTATGCAGACGTCCAGTTGACATCGCCTTTGCAATTGATGCCTCGGGTAGTGTGGGATCATGGGGATATGATCAAGAGaagaaatttgtacaaaatACCGTGGGAATATTTGGAATATCTCGCTCTGGAACGCATGCTGCAGTAATAGTGTACAGCACAAGGGCTGAGGTTACAATATCATTTCCTCAACATAACCACTTCTGGAGTTTCTCCAGAGCAGTTTCTAAACTTCCTTATCCCGGTGGGTATACCAGAATTGACCTGGCACTGAAAAAGGCAGCAGAGGAGGTGTTTTCTATTGACGGTGGAACACGGAGCAGTGTACCTAAGATACTGATTGTAATGACGGACGGTTATCAGACACGTACCTCAGATTCGATCCCTCTTGACAAAGCGGTTCTACCCTTGAGAGCCAAAGGAGTTCAGGTTTATGCTTTGGCCATCGGGCAGTACGTGAGGGATTACGAGTTGAGGTTGCTTGTTGAAAAACCAGCACACATCTTCCGATCCAGTAGGTTTAGCAGTCTCAGCAGTGTTATATCGAAATTGGCAACAACAACTTGTACCAATG CCCTACCTACGGCGTTCGGAATTTATCCACTTAACCAGCAAACCCGTGGAAAGGACATAAGCGCACGTAAGGCTCCTAAAGGTTACTTAAGTTCAGTAAACATCGTCTCTGGACCCTACGGGAGAGCTGGTGGAGCATTTTACCTCAAGGGAACATCCGACAGCTACATTGACTTCCCAAACAGCGCTCGTGGCAAATTGGACGCGTACAGTTCTATCTCAATATTTTTGTGGGTTTTCCCTGAAGGCACATCTGGTCCTATCATCAACTACCGAAGAGGAGGATATGGCGTCGGCCTTTGGATGACACGCTCCAAACTACTCGTGGGTCTTATTTACAGCCGCCGCAActtttacagaagaaaaatttatttttacaatttttatccaAAGAGGTGGTATTATGTTGGACTTACGTACGATTACAACCACGGAATTGCAAGTTTGTGGGTCAATGGCAAAATG gcttCTCACTTAAGGATTGGACGTATACACTTAGCTACACAATATCCCATTCGTATGGGTGCCATGAGCGACCCAAAGCAGTACTTTAGAGGCAGGGTCACTTGTCTGCAGATTTATGGAATTGCACTGACTGCCAACCAGATACAATCTGTAAAGACGAAATGTGCCGCCGGCGACA AGAAAGATCCTTGTCTTGCCAGtccttgcaaaaatggagggAGCTGCATTGTGGACACGAAAGATAAAACCGGCTATCGATGTCGCTGCAAACCAGGGTACCGTGGACATCGATGTGACG AAAAACCAACACAATCAACTGGAAAGCCAACAGCAAGACCAACTGGAAAGCGAACAACAGCAGCAAAAG GATCACCGGGCCGAAAAATTCCAATAACACCAGGACAGACCACCAAGCCCGCCAGCACTGGAGGAGTAACCACCCCTGGAGCTATCACAAATATAA ATGGTTTCCGTATAGAGGTGGTGGAGTTTATCAATCGATTGAGACGCCTGCATGGTGCCGGTCCTCTTATTATTTCCACTCGTATTTCTACGGCAGCCCAAAACTGGGCTCAAGTCTTGGTCTCCAAAGGCACAGCCTCCATAGATCCGAACACGAATTACGGCACGAATGTGTTCACCAAGGTTGGTTCTCAAACTGGTTTGGCCCAGTTGGCTGTGGTGACATGGTACACATCAGTGAAGTATTATGACTGGGCCAGGCGCCAGCCAAAAATTCTGGCACTGCCTTTTATTCATCTCGTATGGCTCTCAAGTAACTTTGTTGGTGTCGGATTGGCCAGGTCGCCATCTGCAAAGTTTTACATCGTTGTGTACTTTGACCCAATGCCTGGAAATAAACAGCCGTTGCTTAAAGAAAACGTTCTACCATATACAG ATGTATACATCCTATTGCAGAGTG CACTGTGTACCAAGGGATATACGCTTCACAAAGGAACTTGTTACAGATATCATACGGATAAACAAACTTGGGAGGGAGCATTGTTTCAGAGCGCCAAAGATAACGCTACCTTGGTATCCTTCCACCAGACATATGAGGTTGGCTTTGTCCAAAGGCTTATTACACCAGGAATAACAGGTTTAGTGTGGACAGGCTTGAATGATCGGATCACGGAGGGGACGTATACGTGGTCGGACGGTACCAGTGTTGATCACACTTCTTGGAAAGCAAACGAACCAACGGGTTTAAAGGAAGACTGTGTTGGTATAGAAGGGACTAGCTATGGCACCCTTATGTCTGATGCTCCATGTACTGAGCCACATAGTTACGTGTCTAGAAAGCCACTTGAAG GACTAATTACATATCGAATGAAGATACAACTTACTTCTTTACTGTGGACGGATGATTACGGCCAAGCGACGTCTTTCCCGTATTTGGACCTCAAGCAAAAGATAGAAACAATG CTGCTGGAAATCTTTAAGATTGATCCGACCTTCGTGTCAGGATATGTCGAAGATTTCAG CAAAACCCCTAAGCAAATCTCTCAACCCACTGCTAAGCCAACAAAGCCTGGTATTGCGACTCCTGCCAAGTCATCAGGGACACCTCCAGTCTCTGGAGCCACCAGACCAACACTGGTTTCGACAGGAACCACACAGGCCACTCCAGCGTCAAAACCTACTTCAGGTGGAGCAATTTCCAA TGAGAAGTCGTCGGTGACAAGTtcaattattttgaagtttggACCAGGAGTAAAACCTGATCCTACAAAGccatttcaaaataatttgaggAGGAACCTTGGAAGACTTCCAGGTCCGGTTAATCTGAAAACTCTTATCCAATCCGTCAGAATAGTTCACCCAG GAGTTCCACCAGCTGTGTTGGGAACTTGTACACCCGCCTGCTATACCACTTGCCTCGTCTCTTGTAATCCATTTTGTTGCAATTCCAAAATGGCTGCTGGAAGCAATATACAGTACTCTGCCATGCGACACGCTGTAATAACCCAAGCAAATCGCAGGCGATTTATTATGCCTGGCTTTTCGAGGTATCCAATGGCTCCCCTCCAGACCATGGTACCGCAGGCCCGTGTGATGACAGTTCCAGTGACACTGGCAATAAGATGTGTTCCAACCGTTCAGGCACCTTGCCCACCAGGCACTCAAGTTTCACAAACTGTTCAGGGCTCTTATAAAATGCCTCAACCTCGAACTATTCAAGGAATCTTGAGCCCAAAGCAACGTCCGATCATGTCGATCCCACGCTTGACATTGCCAAGGCTTCCTTATTCAACCAATCAGCAGGCATTTCTCCCAAGGGCCGCCAATCCAGTGCAGATACCTTGTATACCAAGTCTTTATAACCTATGTCCACCATTAATACGTCCCCCTACAAAGCCTCTGAAAGTGACAGATCCTCCACAGCACATAATACATCTTCCACCGCCTCAGATGCAGCCACCGTGCACTCCTGGCGCGTTCAATCCTTGTCCACCACAAACAGGTCTTCCTTCAAGTCCTTTAAAAGTAACAGATCCTCCTCAACACATAATACATCTTCCTCCGCCACAGTTACAGCCACCCTGTATTCCGAGTGCGTTCAATCCCTGTCCACCACAAATAAGTCCTCCTTTGAGACCTATGAAAGTAACTGATCCTCCGCAGCATGTGATTCATTTACCTCCACCACAGATACAACCTCCTTGTATTCCTAGTGCGTACAACCCATGTCCTCAGCCAATTATACCCCCTGTGAATCCTGCACTTGCACAATCCCCACCACAACAAATGAATCGTCTGCTACCACCACAGATGCAACCTCCCTGCATTCCATCTTTATACAATCGTTGTCCACCTCAGACGAATATTCCACCTTCCAAATTAAAAGTTATAGATCCTCCGCAACATGTGATACATTTGCCACCACCACAGATGCAACCCCCTTGTATTCCTAGTGCGTACAATCCATGTCCTCAACCCATTAGGCCCCCTATAAAACCTGCACTGGCCACGTACCCACCACAACAATTTATGCGGCTGGTACGACCACAGGCGCAGACTCCTTGCATTCCTAGTGCGTACAATCCATGTCCCCAACCAATTATGCCCCCTATTATGCCTGCACAGGCCAAATACCCATCACCACTATTATGGCCTGTGCTTTGCATTCCTCTTCCTAACCGCCCTTGTCCTCCAAGAAAGCTTTCGAAACCATCACACAAGAAGGGCAAGTCTCGAGCTTTCATGCCCAAACCCGTTGTAAGTTCCTATGTGGTCCCGTATAGCAATTTACCATACTGGCAATCTCGGGTGGCATCCTATACTCCATTTGTCGCACCGCCACTTCCAGTCTACCCAATACGGCGATTTCCAACCTATGCAACCCAAAATTATGGCCAACAACCACCATTTCAGCGGTATCGCTCCCCTGCCTTGTCTCAGATGTCGCCAATACAGCCCTTTGGATTGCCTCCTTGGAGTCCAATGCCTTTCCCCTATTTCAGCCGAGTTCCCAAACCTTCTCTCGGTGACAAACCTAAAAAGATTTTGCCTGAACCTCCAAAACCCTCTCAGGCTCCTCAACCGCCTAAGCCTATTCCAGTCAAAGGACCAATTTCTTTACAAGgttctttaactctttatcCTAAGCCAGCACCAATAGCTCCTCCTTTTCCTTTCCCTCCGTATCCCCAAGGAAAAAATCCCTTCTCAATGATCAACCCCTGCATCCCTTCTCTAGCGAATCCCTGTAATCAAAATACAGGAAATGTACCTTCAATGCCTCCTACGAATTCGTACGACAGAAAATCTAGGCCTATACTTTTAACACGACCTCTGCAGGTTCAAGGAAGCATTTATCTCAAACCACCTCCACCACGCCCATTCCCTATACCGCCGAGTTATACATCAAGTGTTATGAATCCTTTTTCCAGGCTCGTTTCTCCCAAACCACCAAATGCACCTCAGATAGCTGCGTCCCCCCATTCAATAATTGTTCAGCTTCCCGAAATTTCTCTTCAGACTGCTCCAGCATCTTTACTTCCAAAGCCTATCGTTCCACCTCCACCACCTTCACCAGTCTTTCCAAGTAGCTGTCCAATATCCTGTACTCACTATCCAGGAGTATTTTGCCCTACATATTGCGCGAAATATTGTTGTAAAAAGAGAGGTAGGAAACAGAAGAGTCCCTCGAAGACGAAAAGTAAGAAGCCTGATAAAAATAAGATGCAAAAAGAGGCCAAGGcaaaaagcaaagagaaaaaaattttgaaagtgaaaaaagcTAAGAAGGGATAA
- the LOC131786136 gene encoding uncharacterized protein, with protein MKLLFFCLLSTSLVCTSVKATLQRDVITYMNVFRHLHAAGPLLVDDVIQKNAQNAAMLFMKAKSKDNVPIYRYSANFCKYKGSVVDLDKTCVTSWYVSMKYYVWCHPKAEGQALPFVNMIWKASTKAGVGIAKDTDETYYVVVYIALQDENNVLRNVPPVKIVMEASPLAKCPAGYSRYETSCFKYETTAVTWDEAVTRCARENATLASIRNAKEEEFVRGLQKKTGSGMETWIGLHDSLHEGSFKWFDGLKFKSHVCVPVHADGGNLENCVAWSIRKPKGCWDDRPCNEKRPFTCRIPVEGKSTYRTEVLFKKFRWRANYKDKNSKAYRDLVNGIKITFKEIFTRMSGKKKGGFRKVKVKGVRAISFKGRPAGLGITVSIKFRSFTPDPTLRFQKFLRPSEKLLSMTIDRPDKAEGHTGKAGDYCYGSCNNHGRCTSSLHPHNYHLGLPAPAYSVYYPGVQTVTGTTDPYPASCPMTCSQYPTLDCYMQCNDECCDSREGKRNWKAKAIEDLMEKRFQNQDQLTSDERNHTKFGSSYSEDKDSYLQHNNAESHDKGDVSKNVIKSLKKKIKSLQRLLKKKYQPDKLDYFDDINDSTEPKDDHVINSLNKKEQSHDNDEENELDAIAHDDEDEPRGVPVGNTLNRPELAEKNITNKEITYNHEESFGQKEKSKGSLQDDDGNEDISLENQGEKIGIQGDGTGNPGDSIETKENRTGQHDSKSGFTKTYKTSHLEYQNDYMVKERENAVKTIQHANISVEEEPINKGKTAKQHDPINVYEPGNRMIEESTDEEGEGDYSENEPPAEQGLLSLQDSALDPTEEILDEEGIDDVGNFGRKRNFIHRTKSSHSDK; from the exons ATGAAGCTACTGTTCTTTTGTCTTCTCTCTACAAGCCTGGTGTGTACAAGTGTAAAAG CTACTCTACAGAGAGATGTCATCACATACATGAACGTGTTTCGGCATTTGCACGCGGCTGGACCACTGTTGGTTGATGATGTCATCCAGAAAAACGCACAAAATGCGGCCATGTTGTTCATGAAAGCCAAAAGCAAAGACAATGTTCCAATTTACAGATACAGTGCCAACTTCTGCAAGTATAAGGGATCTGTAGTGGATCTGGACAAAACGTGTGTTACATCATGGTACGTGTCGATGAAGTATTACGTTTGGTGTCATCCAAAAGCCGAGGGGCAAGCTCTTCCATTCGTGAACATGATTTGGAAAGCCAGCACTAAAGCAGGAGTAGGGATAGCAAAAGACACAGATGAAACATATTACGTGGTCGTGTATATTGCGCTTCAGGATGAAAATAATGTGTTGAGAAACGTGCCACCGGTAAAAA TCGTAATGGAGGCAAGCCCATTAG CAAAATGCCCTGCAGGTTACTCAAGATATGAAACGTCTTGTTTCAAATATGAGACGACTGCAGTAACCTGGGACGAAGCAGTGACACGCTGCGCAAGAGAAAATGCGACTTTAGCCTCTATCAGAAATGCTAAAGAGGAAGAATTTGTGAGAGGGTTGCAAAAGAAAACTGGGTCGGGAATGGAGACTTGGATTG GTTTACACGATAGTTTACATGAAGGTAGCTTTAAATGGTTTGACGGACTGAAGTTCAAAAGTCACGTGTGTGTTCCGGTTCATGCCGATGGTGGAAACTTGGAAAATTGCGTGGCATGGAGCATTCGCAAACCCAAAGGATGCTGGGACGATAGACCATGCAACGAAAAGAGACCTTTTACATGTAGGATCCCCGTTGAAG GCAAATCAACTTACAGAACTGAGGTCCTGTTCAAAAAATTCCGCTGGAGAGCGAActataaagataaaaattccaAGGCCTACAGAGATCTGGTAAATGGAATCAAAATAACG ttcAAAGAAATCTTCACACGAATGTCAGGGAAAAAGAAAGGTGGATTCAgaaaagttaaagttaaagGTGTCAG GGCAATATCCTTCAAGGGAAG ACCTGCAGGCTTAGGAATTACGGTTTCAATCAAGTTTAGATCCTTCACCCCAGACCCCACTCTCCGGTTTCAGAAATTTCTGCGTCCTTCGGAAAAACTGCTTAGTATGACCATTGACAGACCAG ACAAAGCGGAAGGACATACAG gcaaaGCAGGAGACTACTGTTATGGTTCGTGTAATAACCATGGAAGATGCACTTCCTCCCTTCACCCTCATAATTATCACCTTGGGCTCCCTGCACCGGCATACTCTGTGTACTACCCAGGGGTGCAGACCGTGACGGGCACCACAGACCCATACCCTGCAAGCTGTCCAATGACATGCAGTCAGTATCCAACATTAGACTGCTACATGCAGTGCAACGACGAATGTTGTGATAGCAGGGAAGGCAAAAGGAATTGGAAGGCGAAGGCCATCGAAGATCTAATGGAGAAGCGATTCCAAAATCAGGATCAACTTACTAGTGATGAAAGAAATCACACAAAGTTTGGATCTAGTTATTCAGAGGACAAAGATTCATATTTGCAGCATAACAATGCTGAGTCACATGATAAAGGGGATGTTTCAAAAAATGTTATCAAGAGTCtcaagaaaaagataaaaagtctTCAAAGactcttgaagaaaaaatatcaaccGGATAAGCTAGATTATTTCGACGACATTAACGATTCTACTGAACCAAAAGATGACCATGTTATCAATTCTCTCAACAAAAAGGAACAGTCACACGATAATGATGAGGAAAACGAACTAGACGCAATTGCACACGATGATGAAGATGAGCCAAGAGGTGTGCCTGTAGGCAACACACTCAATAGGCCGGAGCTAgcagagaaaaatatcacaaacaaGGAAATCACGTACAATCATGAAGAGAGCTTTGGTCAAAAGGAAAAGTCCAAGGGCAGTCTACAAGACGACGATGGCAATGAAGACATCAGCCTTGAAAATCAAGGCGAAAAAATTGGCATTCAAGGGGACGGCACTGGCAATCCAGGTGACAgcattgaaacaaaagaaaatagaacTGGACAACATGATAGTAAAAGTGGCTTTACCAAAACTTATAAAACATCGCATCTCGAATATCAAAACGATTACATggtgaaagaaagagaaaacgcCGTGAAAACGATTCAACACGCAAATATCTCAGTTGAAGAAGAACCTATTAACAAAGGGAAGACAGCGAAGCAACACGACCCCATTAATGTCTACGAACCTGGAAATAGAATGATTGAGGAGAGCACTGATGAGGAAGGAGAAGGTGACTATTCTGAAAACGAACCACCAGCTGAACAAGGACTTTTGAGTTTGCAAGATTCTGCATTAGACCCAACTGAAGAAATATTGGATGAAGAGGGAATTGATGATGTTGGTAACTTTGGCAGGAAGAGAAACTTTATTCACAGGACAAAGTCAAGCCACTCTGATAAGTAA